One genomic segment of Profundibacter amoris includes these proteins:
- a CDS encoding LysE family translocator: MADVWVAWLAFAVLAASPGPSIMAIMGTSLAYGRMAGMRFATGVVTGSVVWGVLSALGTAALLSQAAWMLTGLKIAGGGYFLWLAYKAGRAAYRNTPVQEGTVNPQRAYFSGLALHLTNPKAVFSWTTIVVLGMPAGAPAYHTFLILAGCAALAIIINFGYAIVFSNQQVVCGYRKVKRWVDGTLAVLFTLAGVRLLTWRT; this comes from the coding sequence ATGGCTGATGTCTGGGTCGCATGGCTGGCCTTTGCCGTTCTAGCAGCCAGTCCGGGGCCATCTATCATGGCAATCATGGGGACATCGCTGGCTTATGGCCGGATGGCGGGTATGCGCTTTGCTACCGGGGTTGTGACCGGATCGGTGGTTTGGGGGGTGCTGTCAGCACTGGGCACGGCGGCTTTGCTAAGTCAGGCCGCGTGGATGCTGACAGGGTTGAAAATTGCAGGTGGCGGCTATTTTTTGTGGCTGGCCTATAAGGCGGGGCGCGCGGCCTATCGTAATACACCCGTTCAGGAAGGCACTGTAAATCCGCAGCGCGCCTATTTTTCGGGGCTGGCGCTGCATCTGACCAACCCGAAAGCGGTGTTTAGCTGGACCACTATTGTGGTCTTGGGAATGCCCGCTGGAGCGCCAGCGTATCACACGTTCCTCATTTTGGCTGGGTGTGCGGCGCTCGCGATCATCATTAACTTTGGCTATGCTATCGTGTTTTCTAACCAGCAAGTTGTGTGTGGATACCGCAAAGTTAAGCGCTGGGTTGACGGCACGCTTGCGGTCCTATTCACCCTTGCCGGGGTTCGATTGTTGACGTGGCGCACATGA
- a CDS encoding alpha/beta fold hydrolase: MPATPLLLIPGLACTDALFAAQIPRLSRDRQVIIGDHMQHDSMADIAAHILANAPARFALAGLSMGGYLCFEIMRQAPERVDRLALLDTSARADTPEKTALRHEALELVAAGKFMAVCHATLNLSIAKSRHSDRALKQAIIDMAMDTGPDVWAQQIHAIIGRANSVPILGTITCPTLVVVGDEDQLTPPDLAREMAEGIPDARLKVVSDCGHMSTMEKPGQLTGLLQEWLLD; encoded by the coding sequence ATGCCTGCCACCCCCCTGTTGCTGATCCCCGGTCTGGCCTGCACGGATGCCCTGTTTGCCGCGCAAATCCCCCGCCTTTCGCGGGATCGCCAAGTGATCATCGGCGACCACATGCAGCACGACAGCATGGCCGATATCGCCGCGCATATTCTGGCAAATGCGCCTGCGCGTTTCGCCCTCGCCGGTCTGTCGATGGGTGGCTACCTGTGTTTTGAAATCATGCGCCAGGCACCCGAACGGGTGGACCGGCTGGCACTGCTCGATACTTCGGCCCGCGCCGATACGCCGGAAAAAACCGCCCTGCGGCATGAGGCGCTGGAACTGGTGGCGGCGGGTAAATTCATGGCCGTGTGCCATGCCACTCTGAACCTGAGTATTGCCAAATCTCGCCACAGTGACAGGGCACTGAAACAGGCGATCATTGATATGGCCATGGACACGGGGCCGGATGTCTGGGCGCAGCAAATCCACGCTATCATAGGGCGCGCCAACTCGGTGCCGATTTTGGGGACGATCACTTGCCCGACGCTGGTTGTCGTCGGGGACGAAGACCAGTTGACCCCGCCCGATCTGGCCCGTGAAATGGCCGAAGGCATCCCCGATGCACGGCTAAAGGTGGTCAGCGATTGCGGCCATATGTCGACCATGGAAAAGCCCGGCCAACTGACCGGGCTTTTGCAGGAGTGGTTGCTGGATTAG
- a CDS encoding META domain-containing protein, with protein sequence MLVELDGKPFSARATIAFPSKGRIAGQAPCNRYSATQSAPRPWFGAGPVISTKMSCPDLAAEQRFFKALGEMTLVDVLGNVLVLSNETGGEMVFKATP encoded by the coding sequence GTGTTGGTTGAACTGGACGGCAAACCCTTTTCCGCCCGCGCGACCATTGCTTTTCCTTCAAAGGGTCGGATCGCGGGCCAAGCCCCCTGTAACCGCTATTCCGCCACCCAGTCCGCCCCGCGCCCGTGGTTCGGGGCGGGACCGGTGATTTCCACAAAAATGTCCTGCCCCGATCTGGCGGCAGAGCAGCGATTTTTCAAAGCTCTGGGGGAAATGACGCTGGTTGATGTATTGGGGAATGTACTGGTTCTGTCCAATGAGACGGGCGGCGAGATGGTGTTCAAGGCGACGCCTTAG
- the recO gene encoding DNA repair protein RecO, with amino-acid sequence MEWRDQGVLLAVRKHGENSAIIEVFTAEHGRHAGVVRGASSRKMTPVLQPGAQLDVTWRARLADHLGSFTAEPLRSRAAAVMADRLTLSALNSICALLAFALPEREAHAALYQRSVTLFDLLGNTEGWPLAYLRWELALLEDLGFGLDLRRCAVNGSRDDLAYVSPKSGRAVSAEGAGEWADRLLPLPLCLLGQGPAPDSEIIDGLRLTGHFLTHWLAHSLGNKPLPAARQRFVDAYIRHS; translated from the coding sequence ATGGAATGGCGTGACCAAGGGGTTTTGCTGGCGGTGCGCAAGCACGGCGAAAACTCGGCTATCATCGAAGTCTTCACCGCCGAACACGGGCGGCACGCGGGTGTTGTGCGCGGGGCATCCTCGCGTAAAATGACACCTGTGTTGCAACCCGGTGCGCAACTGGACGTCACTTGGCGCGCCCGCCTTGCCGACCATCTGGGCAGCTTTACGGCGGAACCCCTGCGCAGCCGCGCTGCAGCGGTGATGGCGGACCGGCTAACGCTGTCGGCGCTCAATTCCATCTGCGCGCTGCTGGCCTTTGCCCTGCCCGAACGCGAGGCGCATGCAGCTTTATACCAACGCTCCGTCACCCTGTTTGATCTGCTGGGCAATACCGAAGGCTGGCCGTTGGCTTACCTGCGCTGGGAACTGGCCCTGCTCGAGGATCTGGGCTTTGGCCTTGATTTGCGCCGTTGTGCGGTGAACGGCAGCCGCGATGATCTGGCCTATGTTTCCCCCAAATCCGGCCGCGCGGTCAGTGCCGAAGGGGCTGGCGAATGGGCCGACCGCCTGTTGCCCTTGCCGCTGTGCCTGCTGGGTCAAGGGCCGGCGCCCGACAGCGAAATCATCGACGGGCTGCGCCTGACAGGGCATTTCCTGACCCACTGGCTGGCCCATTCACTTGGCAACAAACCCCTGCCCGCCGCCCGGCAACGATTCGTTGATGCCTATATCCGGCACAGCTAA
- the acpS gene encoding holo-ACP synthase: MILGIGTDLANIERIEKTLARFGDRFRNRVFTEVEQQKAERRKDVAGTYAKRWAAKEACSKALGTGLRMGISWRDMAVSNLETGQPVMAVTGWARERLDSMTPAGHQAIIHVTLTDDYPWAQAFVIIEARPKT; encoded by the coding sequence ATGATCCTGGGTATTGGTACAGACCTTGCGAATATCGAACGCATCGAAAAAACGCTGGCGCGGTTTGGCGACCGGTTTCGCAACCGTGTGTTCACCGAAGTCGAGCAGCAAAAGGCCGAGCGTCGCAAGGACGTGGCGGGCACTTATGCCAAACGCTGGGCCGCAAAAGAGGCCTGCTCCAAGGCACTGGGCACCGGTCTGCGGATGGGGATTTCGTGGCGAGATATGGCGGTCAGCAATCTGGAAACCGGCCAGCCGGTGATGGCAGTGACCGGCTGGGCGCGGGAACGGCTGGATTCGATGACGCCTGCGGGTCATCAGGCCATCATTCATGTGACATTGACCGACGATTACCCCTGGGCACAGGCCTTTGTGATCATCGAAGCACGCCCGAAAACTTGA
- a CDS encoding acyl-CoA dehydrogenase family protein — protein sequence MALPDILTLAKSTLPAVQSLLDDATTNLREKVVADGRVSGALLEQHQDTAHALSWLATYSQALHQMAAWADRLNSDGKLGEMEQLILQIAFGEYLSQIAGGIPMSQGEIARLRDFGLTMPDTPEIATLMADGNTSQARMDLIALMQENAGHATFGATGLDDELEMIREQFRRFADDRVVPNAHEWHLKDELIPMEIITEMAELGVFGLTIPEEYGGFGLSKASMCVVSEELSRGYIGVGSLGTRSEIAAELIICGGTEEQKQHWLPKIASAEILPTAVFTEPNTGSDLGSLRTRAVKDGDDYTITGNKTWITHAARTHVMTLLARTDPDSADYKGLSMFLAEKTPGTDENPFPTEGMSGGEIEVLGYRGMKEYELGFDGFRVKGENLLGGVEGQGFKQLMQTFESARIQTAARAIGVAQNALEVGMQYANDRKQFGKSLIHFPRVAGKLAMMAVEIMIARQMAYFAAWEKDHDQRCDLEAGMAKLLGARVAWAAADNALQIHGGNGFALEYQISRILCDARILNIFEGAAEIQAQVIARRLLG from the coding sequence ATGGCCCTACCCGACATCCTGACCCTTGCCAAATCCACCCTGCCAGCCGTGCAATCCCTGCTGGATGACGCCACCACAAACCTGCGCGAAAAGGTGGTTGCGGACGGACGGGTTTCGGGCGCGTTGCTGGAGCAGCATCAGGATACCGCACATGCGCTGTCATGGCTGGCGACCTATTCGCAGGCGCTGCACCAGATGGCCGCGTGGGCCGACCGGCTGAACAGCGACGGCAAGCTGGGCGAAATGGAGCAACTGATCCTGCAAATCGCTTTCGGCGAATACCTGTCACAGATTGCCGGCGGTATCCCCATGTCGCAGGGTGAAATCGCCCGCCTTCGGGATTTCGGCCTGACCATGCCGGACACGCCGGAAATCGCCACCTTGATGGCCGATGGAAACACATCACAGGCCCGCATGGACCTGATTGCACTGATGCAGGAAAACGCCGGCCACGCCACCTTTGGCGCGACGGGGCTGGATGACGAGCTGGAAATGATCCGCGAACAGTTCCGCAGGTTTGCCGATGACCGCGTGGTGCCAAATGCCCATGAATGGCACCTGAAGGACGAATTGATCCCGATGGAGATCATCACCGAAATGGCGGAACTGGGCGTTTTCGGCCTGACCATCCCCGAGGAATACGGCGGCTTCGGCCTGTCCAAGGCCAGCATGTGCGTGGTGTCCGAAGAACTGTCGCGCGGCTATATCGGAGTGGGGTCGCTGGGCACCCGCTCGGAAATCGCGGCGGAACTGATTATCTGCGGCGGCACCGAGGAGCAGAAACAACACTGGCTGCCAAAAATCGCCAGCGCGGAAATCCTGCCAACGGCGGTCTTTACCGAACCTAACACAGGGTCCGATCTGGGATCACTGCGCACCCGCGCGGTGAAGGATGGCGACGATTACACCATCACCGGCAACAAAACATGGATCACTCACGCCGCCCGCACCCATGTAATGACATTGCTGGCCCGCACCGATCCCGACAGCGCCGATTATAAGGGCCTGTCGATGTTTCTGGCCGAAAAGACACCGGGCACCGATGAAAACCCCTTCCCCACCGAAGGCATGAGCGGCGGCGAGATCGAGGTTCTGGGCTATCGTGGCATGAAGGAATACGAACTGGGCTTTGACGGTTTCAGGGTAAAGGGTGAAAACCTGCTGGGCGGGGTCGAGGGGCAGGGCTTCAAACAGTTGATGCAGACCTTTGAATCCGCCCGCATCCAGACCGCCGCCCGCGCCATCGGGGTTGCGCAAAACGCGCTGGAGGTCGGGATGCAATACGCCAATGACCGCAAACAGTTCGGCAAATCCCTGATCCATTTCCCGCGTGTGGCCGGCAAGCTGGCGATGATGGCGGTGGAAATCATGATCGCCCGCCAGATGGCCTATTTCGCTGCGTGGGAGAAGGACCATGACCAGCGCTGCGACCTTGAGGCCGGCATGGCAAAACTGCTGGGCGCGCGGGTGGCCTGGGCGGCAGCGGACAACGCGCTGCAAATCCACGGCGGCAACGGCTTTGCGCTGGAATACCAGATCAGCCGCATCCTGTGCGATGCCCGTATCCTGAACATATTCGAGGGGGCGGCGGAAATTCAGGCGCAGGTGATTGCGCGGCGGTTGCTGGGGTAG
- a CDS encoding DUF2062 domain-containing protein translates to MVFKRRDKRPFFKVLWELIWPKGGWVRAFHYVKHRVRRLPDPPHRIARGVFAGVLVSFTPLFGFHFVIAALIALAIRGNVIAAIMATFFGNPLTFPFIAVGGLKLGHWILGSHYDEGVNHSLMATFGGAWDDLKHNFWAMFTDQVAEWGNLGSFYHEIFLPYLVGGLILGPIVGAICYYLSAPVIGAYQNRRKGRLKAKLAEIREKKAKKADEGGE, encoded by the coding sequence TTGGTTTTCAAACGCCGCGATAAAAGGCCCTTTTTCAAGGTGCTTTGGGAGCTGATCTGGCCGAAAGGCGGATGGGTGCGGGCGTTCCATTACGTCAAACACCGTGTGCGCCGCCTACCGGACCCGCCCCACCGGATTGCCCGCGGGGTATTTGCCGGCGTGCTGGTCAGTTTCACGCCCTTGTTCGGATTTCACTTTGTCATCGCCGCGCTGATTGCGTTGGCCATTCGCGGGAATGTCATTGCCGCGATTATGGCAACATTTTTCGGCAATCCGCTGACATTCCCGTTCATTGCCGTGGGTGGCCTGAAACTTGGCCACTGGATTTTGGGGTCGCATTATGACGAAGGGGTAAACCATTCTCTGATGGCCACATTTGGCGGTGCGTGGGATGACCTGAAGCATAATTTCTGGGCGATGTTTACCGATCAGGTTGCCGAATGGGGCAATCTTGGCAGTTTTTATCACGAAATATTCCTGCCTTATCTGGTGGGCGGTCTGATCCTAGGGCCGATTGTGGGTGCGATTTGTTATTACCTTAGCGCGCCGGTGATTGGTGCCTATCAGAACCGCCGCAAAGGCCGTCTAAAAGCGAAACTTGCAGAAATTCGCGAAAAGAAGGCAAAGAAGGCTGACGAGGGTGGCGAATAG
- the rnc gene encoding ribonuclease III, which translates to MKLSSELKAFAGRIGYTFKRPELLHRAVTHSSMSSPTRDDNQRLEFLGDRVLGLVMAEALFMADTAATEGQLAPRFNALVRKETCADVAREFDLGAVLKLGRSEMLSGGRRKEALLADAMEAVIAAVYLDGGFEAAKALVLRLWGKRVTAVDADARDAKTALQEWAQARKLPPPKYVVVERTGPDHAPVFTIEARLENGESQSATANSKRQAEQAAAKLLLARLEGTT; encoded by the coding sequence GTGAAACTCTCGTCCGAATTAAAGGCCTTTGCGGGCCGGATCGGTTACACGTTCAAGCGGCCCGAGCTTTTGCATCGGGCCGTTACCCATTCGTCGATGTCATCCCCCACCCGCGACGACAACCAGCGGCTGGAATTTCTGGGTGACCGTGTGCTGGGTCTGGTGATGGCCGAGGCCCTGTTCATGGCGGACACAGCCGCCACCGAGGGTCAGTTGGCCCCGCGATTCAACGCGCTGGTGCGCAAGGAAACCTGCGCCGATGTGGCGCGGGAATTCGATCTGGGGGCGGTGCTGAAACTGGGCCGCTCGGAAATGCTGTCCGGTGGCCGCCGCAAAGAGGCGCTGCTGGCCGACGCCATGGAAGCGGTGATCGCAGCCGTTTATCTGGACGGCGGATTCGAGGCGGCCAAGGCGCTGGTGCTGCGCCTGTGGGGCAAGCGGGTTACGGCCGTGGACGCCGACGCGCGCGACGCCAAAACCGCCTTGCAGGAATGGGCGCAGGCCCGCAAATTGCCCCCACCGAAATATGTGGTGGTGGAACGCACAGGGCCGGACCACGCACCGGTCTTCACCATCGAGGCGCGGCTGGAAAACGGCGAAAGCCAATCCGCCACGGCAAATTCAAAACGACAGGCCGAACAGGCTGCGGCCAAGCTGCTACTGGCCCGATTGGAAGGTACAACATGA
- a CDS encoding pyridoxine 5'-phosphate synthase, with protein sequence MGQEYLGKLRLGINIDHVATVRNARGGSYPEPLRAAKLAEDAGADGITAHLREDRRHISDADIDGLMEVLKVPLNFEMAATPEMQAIALRHKPHAVCIVPEKREELTTEGGLEVAREENRLAHFIAPIREAGCRVSLFVATDKRQIDAASRIDANIVELHAGPYCDAFSEGYFDVADAELAKLRDMSAYAHALGLEVHAGHGITYDTVKPIAEFPEVVELNIGHFLIGEAIFLGLQPAIQKMRELMDEARNG encoded by the coding sequence ATGGGTCAGGAATATCTGGGCAAGCTGCGGCTTGGGATTAATATCGATCATGTCGCTACCGTGCGCAACGCACGCGGCGGAAGCTATCCGGAACCTCTGCGTGCTGCCAAACTGGCCGAAGATGCAGGCGCCGATGGCATCACTGCACACCTGCGCGAAGACAGGCGGCATATCTCGGATGCCGACATCGACGGGTTGATGGAAGTGCTGAAGGTGCCGCTGAATTTCGAAATGGCGGCGACACCGGAAATGCAGGCGATTGCCCTGCGCCACAAACCCCACGCCGTGTGCATCGTGCCCGAAAAGCGCGAGGAACTGACCACCGAGGGTGGTCTGGAAGTCGCGCGCGAGGAAAACCGGCTGGCGCATTTCATCGCCCCCATCCGCGAGGCGGGCTGTCGTGTGTCGCTGTTCGTAGCCACTGACAAGCGCCAGATCGATGCGGCATCGCGGATCGACGCGAACATCGTTGAACTGCACGCCGGCCCCTATTGCGACGCCTTTTCCGAAGGGTATTTCGATGTGGCCGATGCCGAACTGGCAAAGCTGCGCGATATGTCTGCTTACGCCCATGCATTGGGTCTTGAAGTGCACGCGGGCCACGGCATCACCTATGACACTGTCAAACCGATTGCCGAATTCCCCGAGGTGGTAGAGCTGAACATCGGCCATTTCCTGATTGGCGAGGCGATCTTTTTGGGGCTGCAACCGGCCATCCAGAAAATGCGCGAATTGATGGACGAGGCACGTAATGGCTGA
- the lepB gene encoding signal peptidase I, which produces MASKAEKPDGIMETVKTVFWALLIAGVFRTLFFQPFWIPSGSMKDTLLIGDFLFVNKMAYGYSRYSCPFSACPFSGRILGSEPERGDVVVFRHPVNGNDFIKRLIGLPGDKIQMKDSVLHINGQAVKIEPAGVFTETYERQGSAGTFPRCSNNPGVGGVCEKTRATETLPNGVSHDILDITKQAQDDTGVYVVPEGHYFFMGDNRDNSTDSRFPQNAGGVGYVPFENIIGRADRIMFSSAGKSLFYFWTWRSDRFFKAVQ; this is translated from the coding sequence ATGGCAAGCAAAGCAGAAAAACCCGATGGCATCATGGAAACAGTTAAAACGGTGTTCTGGGCACTGCTGATCGCAGGCGTTTTCCGCACCCTGTTCTTTCAGCCCTTCTGGATTCCTTCGGGTTCGATGAAAGATACCCTGTTGATCGGGGATTTCCTGTTTGTGAACAAAATGGCCTATGGCTATTCCAGATATTCCTGCCCGTTCTCGGCCTGCCCGTTTTCCGGTCGTATTCTGGGGTCCGAACCCGAACGCGGCGATGTGGTGGTGTTCCGCCATCCGGTGAACGGCAATGATTTCATCAAACGCCTGATCGGCCTGCCGGGTGACAAAATCCAGATGAAAGACAGCGTGCTACATATCAACGGCCAAGCGGTAAAAATCGAACCCGCTGGCGTGTTCACCGAAACCTACGAGCGGCAGGGATCGGCCGGCACTTTCCCGCGTTGCTCCAACAATCCGGGTGTTGGCGGCGTCTGCGAAAAGACACGGGCAACCGAAACCCTGCCCAACGGTGTGTCGCATGATATTCTGGATATTACCAAACAGGCACAGGATGATACCGGCGTATATGTTGTGCCCGAAGGCCACTATTTCTTTATGGGCGACAACCGCGACAATTCCACCGATAGCCGTTTCCCGCAGAACGCGGGCGGTGTTGGCTATGTGCCGTTTGAAAACATCATCGGGCGCGCGGACCGGATCATGTTTTCGTCTGCCGGTAAATCGCTGTTCTATTTCTGGACATGGCGTTCGGACCGTTTCTTCAAGGCGGTTCAGTGA
- the era gene encoding GTPase Era yields the protein MTETRAGFVALIGEPNAGKSTLLNRMVGAKVSIVTHKVQTTRARIRGVAIEGDTQLVFVDTPGLFAPRRRLDRAMVAAAWSGAADADIVVLLVEAHRGVTAGVKVILEALNERAGGRPVALAINKIDKVKADKLLVLTKELNDLYDFTETFMISAEKGHGVDTLRKWLAAELPKGPWLYPEDQIADLPLRMIAAEITREKLTLRLHQELPYQLTVETENWEDRKDGSVKIDQLIYVMRDGHKGILLGHKGETIKAVGKASREELEEFLGRKVHLFLQVKVRPNWLNEAERYSEMGLNFKDGNK from the coding sequence ATGACCGAAACACGCGCGGGCTTTGTTGCCCTGATTGGCGAGCCGAACGCCGGTAAATCGACGCTGCTGAACCGGATGGTGGGGGCCAAGGTGTCTATCGTGACGCATAAGGTGCAGACCACCCGCGCCCGTATTCGCGGCGTTGCGATCGAGGGCGACACCCAACTGGTTTTCGTAGACACCCCCGGCCTGTTCGCCCCGCGCCGCCGGCTGGACCGCGCCATGGTCGCCGCCGCCTGGAGCGGCGCTGCGGACGCCGACATCGTGGTGCTGCTGGTCGAGGCGCATCGCGGTGTGACCGCCGGGGTCAAGGTTATTCTGGAGGCTCTGAACGAACGCGCCGGTGGCCGCCCCGTGGCGCTGGCCATCAACAAGATCGACAAGGTAAAGGCCGACAAATTGCTGGTGCTGACCAAGGAACTGAACGATCTCTATGACTTTACCGAAACCTTTATGATTTCCGCCGAAAAGGGCCATGGCGTGGATACGCTGCGCAAATGGCTGGCGGCAGAACTGCCAAAAGGCCCGTGGCTCTATCCCGAAGACCAGATTGCCGATCTGCCGCTGCGCATGATCGCCGCCGAGATCACCCGCGAAAAGCTGACGTTGCGCCTGCATCAGGAATTGCCTTACCAGTTGACGGTCGAAACCGAAAACTGGGAGGATCGCAAGGATGGTTCAGTCAAGATTGATCAGCTGATTTATGTGATGCGCGACGGCCACAAGGGGATTTTGCTGGGCCACAAGGGCGAAACCATCAAGGCCGTGGGCAAGGCATCGCGCGAGGAGCTCGAGGAATTTCTGGGCCGCAAGGTGCATCTGTTCCTGCAAGTCAAAGTGCGCCCCAACTGGCTGAACGAGGCCGAGCGCTATTCCGAAATGGGCCTGAACTTCAAGGATGGCAACAAGTGA
- a CDS encoding DUF1491 family protein, with protein MTRLTTEFWVQAYLQRLNLANIPAFVTQKGDLTAGAVIVKLNTLDGNAQAFERSFDLEKGQRAWIGMAVGCEAEVDMSIQRQKSFDPDLWVIEVEDKQGRHLLDEPGLA; from the coding sequence GTGACGCGGCTGACTACGGAATTTTGGGTTCAGGCCTATTTGCAGCGGTTGAATCTGGCCAATATCCCCGCGTTTGTCACCCAGAAGGGCGATTTGACGGCAGGGGCGGTGATCGTCAAACTGAACACACTGGACGGCAATGCGCAGGCGTTTGAACGCTCGTTCGATCTGGAAAAAGGGCAACGTGCGTGGATCGGCATGGCTGTTGGTTGCGAGGCCGAGGTGGATATGTCGATCCAGCGGCAAAAATCCTTCGACCCCGATCTGTGGGTGATCGAGGTCGAGGACAAACAGGGCCGTCACCTGCTGGACGAACCGGGGCTGGCGTAA